A stretch of the Saccharolobus caldissimus genome encodes the following:
- a CDS encoding winged helix-turn-helix transcriptional regulator has translation MDSLEEKGLIEEIEETESFPKRRYIKLTEKGKKVAEKLKELYTLIESTS, from the coding sequence ATTGATAGCCTTGAAGAGAAGGGACTTATTGAAGAGATTGAGGAAACTGAGAGCTTCCCTAAGAGGAGGTATATTAAATTAACAGAAAAGGGTAAAAAGGTAGCAGAGAAACTTAAAGAACTATATACGTTGATAGAGTCTACTTCATAA
- a CDS encoding type II toxin-antitoxin system death-on-curing family toxin, translated as MLEEKLLKILEVLLKEFEAWIRGKSEEKPLIIEIHDKLIANNTYSEGGVINLDDIGIAIYSAIEDLMRNHDVSRSLAVLTYHLVISHPFVDGNKRTTLGFLLEILHDLFEDKIEIPQDLVDRLMQTLVEIADNPPEEDEVAISRIRSIIRDLIPVNQD; from the coding sequence TTGTTAGAAGAGAAGTTACTAAAGATATTAGAGGTATTATTAAAGGAATTCGAAGCTTGGATCAGAGGGAAAAGTGAAGAGAAACCGCTTATAATTGAGATACACGACAAATTGATAGCTAACAATACGTATTCGGAAGGTGGAGTAATTAATTTGGATGACATAGGTATTGCAATATATTCTGCAATAGAAGATCTTATGAGAAATCACGACGTTAGTAGAAGTTTAGCCGTATTAACATATCATTTAGTGATTTCTCACCCCTTTGTTGATGGTAACAAGAGGACAACGTTAGGTTTTTTGTTAGAAATTCTTCACGATTTATTTGAAGATAAAATAGAGATCCCACAAGATCTAGTAGATAGATTAATGCAAACTCTAGTAGAGATTGCCGATAATCCGCCAGAAGAAGATGAAGTAGCAATAAGCAGAATAAGAAGTATTATAAGGGATCTTATTCCAGTTAATCAAGATTAG